From the genome of Castor canadensis chromosome 4, mCasCan1.hap1v2, whole genome shotgun sequence, one region includes:
- the LOC141422524 gene encoding diphosphoinositol polyphosphate phosphohydrolase NUDT4B, which produces MMKFKPNQTRTYDREGFKKRAACLCFRSELEDEVLLVSSSRYPDQWIVPGGGMEPEEEPGGAAVREVYEEAGVKGKLGRLLGIFEQNQDRKHRTYVYVLTVTEILEDWEDSVNIGRKREWFKVEDALKVLQCHKPVHAEYLEKLKLGCPPTNGNSTVPSLPDNNALFVTAAQPSGVPSSVR; this is translated from the coding sequence ATGATGAAGTTCAAGCCCAACCAGACGCGGACATATGACCGCGAGGGCTTCAAGAAGCGGGCGGCGTGCCTGTGCTTCCGGAGCGAGCTGGAAGACGAGGTCCTGCTGGTGAGTAGCAGTCGGTACCCAGACCAGTGGATTGTCCCAGGAGGAGGGATGGAGCCAGAGGAGGAGCCCGGCGGCGCCGCTGTGAGGGAAGTTTATGAGGAGGCTGGGGTCAAAGGAAAATTAGGCAGACTCCTGGGCATATTTGAGCAGAACCAAGACCGAAAGCACAGAACTTATGTTTATGTTCTTACCGTCACTGAAATACTAGAAGATTGGGAAGACTCTGTTAAtataggaaggaagagagaatggtTCAAAGTAGAAGATGCACTCAAAGTTCTTCAGTGCCATAAACCTGTCCATGCAGAATATCTGGAAAAACTAAAACTGGGTTGTCCCCCAACCAATGGAAATTCCACAGTCCCTTCTCTTCCAGATAACAATGCTTTGTTTGTGACTGCTGCACAGCCCTCCGGGGTGCCATCCAGTGTAAGATAG